Proteins encoded together in one Parafrankia discariae window:
- a CDS encoding PPOX class F420-dependent oxidoreductase — MTDSPFDPHALLAQSRLGVLATIRSDGRPQLSPVLPFYERQSGALHVSMTEGRAKTANLRRNPWAALEVTSPDGRSWATAEGPVTLTGPGADPHGPEVEALVNYYRVAAGEHPDWPEYRSVMVSDRRVLMVMTVEHVYGQRLG, encoded by the coding sequence ATGACCGACTCACCGTTCGATCCGCACGCCCTGCTCGCGCAGAGCCGGCTCGGTGTCCTGGCCACGATCAGATCGGACGGCCGTCCGCAGCTGTCGCCGGTACTGCCGTTCTACGAGCGGCAGTCCGGAGCCCTCCACGTGTCCATGACCGAGGGACGGGCCAAGACGGCGAACCTGCGCCGGAACCCCTGGGCCGCGCTGGAGGTCACGAGCCCCGACGGCCGGTCCTGGGCGACCGCGGAGGGCCCGGTGACCCTCACCGGGCCGGGGGCGGACCCGCACGGCCCCGAGGTCGAGGCGCTGGTGAACTACTACCGGGTGGCCGCCGGGGAGCATCCGGACTGGCCTGAGTACCGCTCGGTCATGGTGTCCGACCGCAGAGTGCTCATGGTGATGACCGTCGAGCACGTGTACGGCCAACGCCTCGGCTGA